TGTAGCAACCTGTCTTGTGACCACCATCACCCTGTTGAAAAatgaaactcatatttaacaattaaagattaagaaaaaaaaccaaTATACAAAAACAAAGTAGGGTATCAATTATAGCGGTAATCAAGTTGTTCATGTATTATCGGAAACTTACAGTCCAGTATGCAAAAGTTCGAGTCATATTATCACCATATAATTGTGGATTGACCTGATGATACATAAAAACATATCCCAATCAATTCGAGTTATTATAATTAATATTAATTAACAAGCAACATAAACCATTCTAAGCAACAAAGAAACATGACAACATTGCTAATCAAACAAGGCAAGTAGTTAACAGCCTAATCAAACAAGCCTAAGTAATTAATAGCGTCACATTTTGAGCATGCATTATAGTATATACGTAAACTGAATACATACAGTCCATCCAAATTTGATTGCACTGGTCTGTTCCTGTGGTCCGGATTTAAGTGCCATCTCTGCCGAACTAAACTGGTCTTGATTTACTTTGGGATTCCATACGCTAACTATTCCTCTGGCGCCATTAAATGCTTCTCCCATTTTCAGATAAGTTACACCTGCTCTCTGACGATTATACATTTTGTGAAGCAAACCAAATAAACCAGAATTATTTAAGCACGCttaacaaataaaaatcaaaagaaaattataGCTAAAATACATACATATTCAACACCCGGCCGAGGATTTGATGAAGATAATGGTGATGAAACACTTAGAGATTTGGCTCTGATGAGATCTTCCTTAGATGTCCTGCGAATTGGGACAGTTCCTTTTGGACACCCATCAACTCCGCTCATCGGCATTGTATCTGATTTTTTGGACACAATCATCTCCTCCCTCATCTAGAAAGAATGAGACTGCTTAGATCATCTCGGTGCATTAAAGGATAATAACAAAAGGTAAGGAATTGTATGCATGATTTGAAGCAGGCAATCGAAAATATTACCGAGTGCTTATACTTCTTCAGCAATGGATGGTCAAAAGCAGGCTGCTTATGGAATTCAATGCAATCGTATAAATCACCCCAAGAAGTCTTTACCCATGACAAAAAGGAAAACGAAATAATGTTAATATTAGTGTATTTGTGTATATTcctaaaagaagaaaaaccttTAGTTTTGATACGCAAAAGGGAAACTTGTACATACTTGTATTGTTTTGACGGGAGGTTTATTTAGACTATTGAGTTGTGCCTCCAAATCCAAATCCTCTTCTTCTGATGACATGCCACCCATAGCCGTTCTTCCTTCGACTAGTATTGCCACATCATAAGTAAGAATCAAACACGCTAACAGCAGTAAAAACTTGATATTCGTTAAACCAAAGAAGCGAGCCATCAGTAAAACTTTACgcttcaaagaagaaaaaaatagaagaagaagacactttttattagctaaagttagaATGACGGAAGATGGTGTATACTAACAAGCTAGGGTTGGTGCTTATTTTCATACAGCAAGACTGGGTAGAAAGTTGTTAGAAAATGGTAACTAACTATACTCCAAATATATTTTACTTTTTATATTGGATTCTTCCATATTTGGGATATATATATTCGTATATAAATagtataatatttttgattttgttttgttttttaaggAAATAATTAAGCTTGCCTTatttggacaaccataaacaatACTCCCAAGTAAGTATTGTAGCAGCATCTTCAATGGAGTATGGGTTTTAAAAATTATTGATACCACCTAGGATTTTAGAAATTCTTAACAACAAAAAAACCTCTTCAGTGGTGATTGGATAATCAAAATTTATTATGACGTGGAAGTTTGAGTTTGGAGGAGATTATGAGTTTTTGGAGACTCCCATCGATACCCACGTCATCAATTTggtattattttaattaattttttagattttgtgAATTATTTTTCTATAAATAAGTGAGAACTATATCAAAATAGATATGGATACAACTACCACCGGAGATGCTTATCAGAACAAGATTTATATTTGGATTCTATGTTATTAAATACCATTTTTTTAGGTCTTCACATCCACATATGATAAATAATCATACTCCATTGGAAATGCTCTAAATATGTTAAAAGACTTTACCTAAATGCTTATTGATAATCTGTTTGGATAACACTAAGTTGCTTTTCGGCATTTGGAAGCAATAATGATTTCTACATGCTAACAAAACATTAAttcttcaaagttcaattcaAAATACACAGTTGGTACATGTAAAAATCAGGTCATTATAAGTTAATTTGGGAACACAATTTCAAAAATGATTTCTACACACAATTGTTTTTAGCTATTTGTAACTCAAGTTTTTTTTTGCTTCCGTCTTTGGAAAAGGTTATGGTAGTTTGGGGCGTTTTTTGAACTTTACTTTTGTGTTGGGCTTATTTTCTCGGAGAGTTGAATGAGAGTAAGTATTTTGGATACTAAAAATAGAAATCAATCTCAAAAAGTATAGACGATCAGGATATAGTTGAGCCATATAACAACGTTTTTTATACACAAGGTTTTTACGGCCTTATATGACCATCATAAAAACACATCAATAAGTTTTTGATGATGCCAAGAGATAAAGGAACAAAAGGGAAAGTAATTAACTAGAAAAAATTCTTTAGAttgatacttcttatatattgttGAGTCGTGCAGCCGCGTGACAACCAAAATGAACTTGCGTCTCTCAACCATCAAATGTACTATCTTACTTGCAGATCCGAAATTTGATATTatgtctttcttttttttgatcaTCAAACTATAAGTATTTCATTCCATAAGAAAAATTTACATGATGGTTTTAAAGAGAAACAAGTATATCataacatgaaacaaatacaaagaaaGATACAAAATACAAGTAAATCGAGAAGATAAAGAGTGATCTACCACGATAGTACCCATATCTTGTACTAAGAGATTAGAGAAGAAATGGTAATCGAAATTTTTATTTGACCATTTTGAAAGAGTTTCTTCTCGGAAAAGAGATACTCCTAAACAATTCTTCATGTGCAACGACCAACCCGAAGTCCTAGATCTAtttttatgatgaagaagaacttgatcttCATCCGTGTCGAATCACCAATGTAATTTTATCAAGAAAACAAACACTAATAAATCATTAGAAACACTATAAAAGTGCAGATAAAATTGCCTTAATAGCAAAGATAAAAATCCCTCTGATAACGAAAAAATTATTGGAAACAACGAAAATAACTCATAAACCGAAATCAACGACATATAATTTTACTGAAAACAAGTATTATGTCATTATAACTAATAATTTTTCTAATCTTTTAATCGAAAAATATTTTATTGGACCCTAATAAATCAATCAAGCAACTTTTAGCTTGTATACGACCATGTTTTTAGATTAATATAAGAGCAAACAGGAAGAAGTGAgatattgaatatatttttttcttaagcATATATCAAATCAGTTTTGCTTGAATGAAATCCCATAATAACAACTTTATTTTTTGATGTATTATGAATCATGATGATTTTCTTAATCAGCCATTGAAGATATGTCGAATTTACCGTTGTACATACCTTCATGATGTCAGATCACAGTCCTTTATCTCGGAGTACAATCTTTATTATCACTCTGATCACTTATCTCCGGTTAGGTCTTTGATGATATGGAGTTATGGTTTCATGGTTATCTTCTAAGTTGGTCGGAGAGGCTAGAAGTGAAcaagagagagaagagagaatTCTCTGAAGTTTGATTTTTATTGATCAGAATGAACTTGTTTACATCATCAGCCTTTTTGGATATTTATACATGATATGAACATGAGAATTACATGTAAATTTCTAAGCACGACAACTTGGACTTAATAGTTTCCTTCCTTGCACTTGTACCAACATGGGACAAGTCTTTGTTATGACTACCCATCTTTTCAAGCCGCCATTCAGCTGACAACACcgaatcttctcttcttcgtaTCTGGACTCAGGTATTCCGAGTCTAACTTTGTGTCTTTTTCTTGATCGATAGCCCATGGATCGATTTTTGGACATCTGGTTCAAGTCTTCGACGTTTGACCTTGAGTCTTATTCCATGTCTCAGCTGTATTACTCTCCAGTTGTCAGTTCTCGGATTGATGCTATATTTTGTAATCTACATATTTACCCCCAGTTTAATTAAGGTAAGTGTGTTAGATTTCTAATTAAACTCTAGTTCATTTTTGCTTTTGGCTTTATTTCTTTCAGCTCTCAGCTAATACTTCTAGTAGCTCATTATCAACATGTGCATGTTTACTTCTCAAGTTAGATGGGACACCTGAGCATCTTTTTAGGTGTTACCTCCCCCTTTTAGGTTACTTCAAATATGGTGGAATACCTGAGTGTTTTTTTTAGGTGTGTCACTCCACATTTTAAGTTACTTATGAAAATTTCGAGTTTTCTAGGTCGTACACCTGTCCTCTTTTTCCCTTCAAAAGCCAAGTATCTCTTCAAAGATATTGCAAATATGATCTTCTATTGATCAATATTTTTGTCTTGTCATGTCATACTAGGTGTCTTATATCGCCTTAAAGACTTAGTTGCTTTTTGCAACTTTGTACCGTTCTTTACCATTGAGATGTATTTTTCTCAGCAATAGAGCTAATCAATCTCGTGATACTCAATTATTctcttaaaatattattttattttgttgctaATTATTAGCATAGTTTTCAATTATTTGTGTATTGTTCACCTTCTTGGAATACCAAAAGTTTGGTAATTTATTGCGGTATTTTTTTTACCCACTTTCAATTGTGCACTTTATTGACTTGTAGTAGTTGATTACTTGCCTTTAATGCGTGGAGAAATGTTAGAATAAGTCACCGTTTTACCGGTTATGACCTTTTCACTTTCGTTATCTTTTGCTTGGAATAATAAGAAAGCTCTGTAAAATTTACCTTCATCATTTCAaccttttagtttaatttttagaGAATATTTCCTGGATCTTCAAATTTTCCATCTCTCATCTAAATCTCTGAACTTTTGACCCAACAAACTCTTAGAGAATTGTTCGgttgaacctacaagttttgctatctcaagcttgttgtcactgttaggtgatcaaaactatgtcttgattcctagtctacGATTTCAATTCATGGACTAAGTTAgaatttgtagttgagtatctGACATCACCCTTGATGACCAAAGATCGACGAatatatttggagaacttctgtatcaggtatgtgaaaattaaaccattctattttactcactattttaccattttatctgttgaaactaCGTCGTATGACTTCAAGTagtattacaaagaagaagtttcgagattgtgttttgaaaatataaaaatatgattctaagcaaagatgttcaacggtccttaacaatattagttctataaactaatttttggatcaaCTGAAAGTTACCCATGCAAATAATTTTATCACTTGAgcatgtttcaaacatcataagagagaaatattaaaCTTACTGATATTTTTACTCAGGGTATGTTGGCAAACCAGTtttcaaaccatagatatctgagtttccaaaatacaggaaggttagcgaaccagttcgcaaaccgcaagttcagttgggaacagttcacgaacacGGTTGgcaaaccgtggtgaactgaattttcaaAGTTGGTATAATAGGCTAGCAGTTGTTGAACACGGTTCaccaactgttagagcatatctcggttgaacccaccaagcgttggtatgtcaagtttaattgtcatattttagtaccaaaactcatctagagtcgcttgattaaatactagaatcaacttcgtttaggttagaaagtctaggaatgttgagacgtacaagtattactccgaagaactgaaaaaagtgaagaagtaacgactacaacgaagacatcatccttcttcttgaggttagtaatattgacttgatcttatttccgttcctaacgtatcttcaagccagattatattgaaaacataacatgtgaagctgtatataaataatactctagtggttatacttggtcataacattatgatcaaagtgtcaaggaatctaTTGAATTACCAAGTATAAagtttatcttttggaacttcgtaaaaacGACATTGGCATAATCTTTGTATATAGTTGTTAGTGTGCATCATATAGGTATGATTTtaccctaggaaacaatgttttataacatttttttaaagaaagtacatatatgaacttgtttcgtaatcgaaaggaaatcatgattggtcaggttgtatattgaatatcttttgaatgaccaatataagatgaaaagatagaacctatcttaacttgttgagatttgaggtataaccggtcatagcctattatatatagctagttgtaatcggtcactaGTTACATAAGAAATCAACGTATAGctgatcacaagctatattggaatgcaagttgtatcGGTCAAAAGTTACTTTGGAAtctaaggtataaccggtcacaagatgaattgggaagttagttgtaatcaggtcacaagctacctttgggaagcaaggtataaccaatcacaagctacttcggaaagcaaggtgtaaccggtcacaagctactttgtggagcaCGGTGTAACCGATTACACCCTATCATCCcgtcacaacatattttggaaTGATGGTATAGTCGGTTCCATGAGCAAAACAAAGTTTCCAtagttcacatatttcttcatgatgtGTGTGATTATGGTTTTGGGTTTTTTAAGATGAGAAGCTTCtatatgtcgacattatttgaacatgtacataactcttatcattaattgttcaaatacattccttgatactcaaggtgatcccatgtCGGAAAAGgtaaaaagcatttaattatgattttcatcatatatgtttttaactaccagcaattaaagcatatcttgttaaaaatattattagttaatgtgctagactaataatagaagttttctatgagagtatggtttggcatttaaaaggaaataggaaaaccaaaattaggtactttaatgaatatcttgagaatattttcggttttggaatattttcggttttgttatccaaacaaccttggtatataaatacttgagtttgtatttcttgcaaactatcctaagatccatgcaaacttcattcttgttgtttctagtggagccgtctatttggagaggaaagtgaaaaagcgggggtacaacaacctcacccaatatttcgattagcaatctatatggactaactctaatatacttttaagagaatcaactagacagtcagactcaatcttaataaaaagtatatcaaggagttaatatctttatctctcgatttgatctttactcaagcaaatgaaaatctgcgagtctttatgaaatactagagagataaatttggatggtaccaaagaccaatatccaagtgtcaatcaatgtaaatcaacaaccaaagtttggatattctaTTTGATTtatctcaacgcacaacctgtgatatttcaattatataacaaaatataatgtggaatagaaataacacagacaccagaaattttgttaactaggaaaccacaaatgcagaaaaaaacccgggacctagtccagattgaacaccacactgtattaagccgctaaagacactagcctactacaaactaacttcggtctggactgcagttgaaccctaatcaatctcacactgattcaaggtacagttgcgctccttacgtctctgatcccaacaggatactacgcacttgattcccttagctgatctcacccacaactaagagttgttacgacccaaagtcagagacttgatagacaaatctgtctcatacagaaaattctataggattgaataaatctgtctcccacagaaatacccaagagtttttgttccgtcttttgatatatcaaggtgaacaggaactaattgatgacccggacttatattcccgaagaacagactagtattatcaatcacctcacaataatctaaatcgtatggtagcgaaactagatattgtggaatcacaaatgatgagacgaatatgtttgcgATTTCtgtttatcttgccctatcggagatataatctcaagttaatAATTCAATTGAACTCCTATAGAAaattgcaagatcagatcgctcaactacaaaaaagtagtttcgtctggcttcacaatcccaatgaagtctttcagtcgttaaccgacagagtctcgagaagaaacctacgattaaaggagaatcgactctagcaaaaccaactagtatcacacaggaggtgtggggattagtttttccagttgctagatgtctcctttatatatttttcaaatcagggtttgcaatccaagttaccttggtaacaaagccttcaatattcaccgttagatgaaaaacctgatttctccaaggtaatatctttcaaccgttggatcgaaacttagattgtcacacacaaatgaaatgtattcatttaggtttgagtaatcgtacctaaacatgtacacttagttcacaaatagttaaccaatggttagccatatgagttctcataactagttctaatgactcataagaactagttcaagagttgttcaattgcttaggtctttattcatagacacaattgaaaaaaaatcagtttgattcacttgaatcaattcatgaacaatacaaccacggtttgcaaagattgcattccttataaattattgttttaagttcatgaacaactgatttgagaattaaccagcttgagtacgcgtacgggtatggtaccttagctaccggatttgagtttacaaactcagcagaaattttcggtatgaaaactttcgcaggtacgcgtacggatacgcgtactcaacctgtctccttcaccaataccgtatgcacacatatgcacgcacttggt
This DNA window, taken from Papaver somniferum cultivar HN1 chromosome 3, ASM357369v1, whole genome shotgun sequence, encodes the following:
- the LOC113360336 gene encoding uncharacterized protein LOC113360336; this encodes MARFFGLTNIKFLLLLACLILTYDVAILVEGRTAMGGMSSEEEDLDLEAQLNSLNKPPVKTIQTSWGDLYDCIEFHKQPAFDHPLLKKYKHSMREEMIVSKKSDTMPMSGVDGCPKGTVPIRRTSKEDLIRAKSLSVSSPLSSSNPRPGVEYRAGVTYLKMGEAFNGARGIVSVWNPKVNQDQFSSAEMALKSGPQEQTSAIKFGWTQCCHVSLLLRMVYVAC